Genomic segment of Aquarana catesbeiana isolate 2022-GZ linkage group LG02, ASM4218655v1, whole genome shotgun sequence:
ATTCCTTGAGGATTTTATGAAAGTTTCAAGAGGATATATTAAGGGTTTTATGAACATTTCATGAGGATTCATTGAAGGTCTATGAAGGTTCATAAAAATTGCACAAGGATTCCAAGAAGGTTTTATGAGGGTTCCACAATGATTCCATAAGGGTTCACTGAAGATGCCATGAGGGTTTTATGAAAGTTTCTACAATTATTTCATGAAGGTGTTATGAAAGTTGCACAAATATTTCATGAGAGTTTATGAAAGTTCCTTAAGGTACCCTTGAGGGTTTTTTGAACGTTCCGCGATGATTCCTTGAGGGTTTTATGAACGTTCCATGATGATTTCTTGAGGGTTTTATGAAAATTGTATGAGGATTCTGTGTAGGTTTTATGAAAGTTCCATGAGGATTCCTTGAGGGTTTTATGAAAGTTTCAAGAGGATTCATTGAGGGTTTTATGAATATTCCATGAGGATTCATTGGGGGTTTATGAGGGTTCAGAAAAATGCCTGGAAAGAAACTAGAAGATTTTATCATATGGTGGTAATTGTAGCTTATCAGTGACATTACCCATTAAATATCCATTATCTGATGACACTTGTTAAGCAGTGAAGAAGTCACTTCTCATCTCTTTCTCCTAAGTCCAGAATCCACTTGTCTTCAGTTGTGCCCAAAGAATTGGTATTGATTTTTGTACTCCATCTTTATGACATTGACCATTATTCTGTTGTATCATCCTAAATGCGTAAAGAGAGCTATGTTGGTAGCCTGCGATGGAAGAAGCCATCCATCGCTTTAATTTTGTTCTTCAAAGTTGGGCCAAGACCAAATACAAAAATTGGGATTACTGCCAATGAATTAGTATTTGGCACCAATTTGGGAAATGCCCGCTCTCAATAGTGCACACGTGTTGTAACAGAGTACCTGTATCTGTGGTTAGTACCTGGGGCTTCTTCAGTGTGACCCCCTAAATGTCCTGAAATTAGGCACAGTATGTACATTTCTATGTCGGAGCTGTGGCATCCCTCAACCCCCTCCTGTGTCCTTCAAAACAAACACCTCTCTATAGGTTATGGTGCAGTATAAAATTTGTGGGCATGTGGGCTATTGAACATTTATTGTTGCTGATTAGCTCTCTACCAATGGCAGATTCACTTTGGAGAAGGACTCCCATGTAAACAAAGTTTGTCCTATTCGTCCTGGGTATTTTATTAATAGAAATATTaaaataattactgtatttatagCCAGTTACTAGTTTGGTTTAATTTTCTTCAGCTGAGGAAGCCACTAACATTCCAGACTCATATAGAGACTATTGCTGCCTTGTCTCTGGGGGTAAGGACACTCCATCTGTGCACCCTTACCTCACCTCCATAGACAACTGAGCTCCAGGCCAGTGGCACTGGGAAGTCTACATGCAGGAAGTTGCTAGGAGTTGCTGTTCCATGAAATTCTCAGCAATCTTCAGCATCCATCAGACGTAGATTTCTGAAGTCCACATCATCCCAATGTTTGTGGAGCGTAATATAACATAAAAGCAGAAGAAAGTCCATTTTGTGCCTTCTAAACTTCTCAGACTGAGGAGGAAATCAGAGGAGCCATGATTGGGAGATACCAAGGGTGCACAATTCTGTGTTTGTTAAACCAGGAGCTTCGGAATCAGAAGAGAAGCTCATAAATTGTCTTCCTCAGACCTGACCACTTATGGCATCATGCTCTACACGGGTCGTGGCCATTCTGATGTTAAAATTCTTCCTCAGGCGTCTTGACTGTTAGAGCCATAGGGACCCCTAAACTGAAAGCAGTTTTTCACAGGTTGTTTTTCGCATTGAACTTTCAATATATGACCAGTTTAGATGCAAATAGCGTCAAGCAGAGTTCTTCCAAGTCTTCAAACTTCACATATAGTAATATGGCTGCTGGTTTCTTCAAGAAGCaaaaaaatgataattaaaaagaaaacacgATTATGttgcaaaaaaattgtaaaaatgcagTATTGCGATAAAGAATTCTCATAATATAAGAAGAATTTGCATAGTTCTGCACTTTCTATAACCTCAGCAGTCTCAGGTGGTGCCACACAAAACACGAGACGTCTTCTTATATTCCATGAATGTTATGAGGTGCGAAATTTCATGCCCAACATTGGAAGAGACAAAACCGTTTGGTGCTGTCTGAAATATTAAGCTTCTTTGGTCTAATGAACATTTTACATAAGGAACACATGGAAGAGTCTGTAATTTCGGTCCTTGAGGTCTACATAGGTTGTGGTTCTTCAGGATAAAGTCACATAATCTGAGATCAACACAGGGAGGTCACAGTGACCAGATCATCATCTTGGAGGCTTTTCGTTTCACAGTAAGAAGCATGGACTCTTCTTTTTTACTGGATTTGGATTGAGAACGGCCCTCACTGACTCTGAGAAAACCTCTTTGATGCCATCTTGGTTCAGCGCTGAGCACTCCATATACTTCACTGCGTGAATTTGCTTGGACAAGCTGACCCCTTGTTGGTGGGTGATCGGTAGCTGGTTCTGCTCTTTTAGCTTTTTGATGATATCTGGGTTGGCTCTTAGATCCTTCTTGGTGCCCACTAGGAGAATGGGAACATTAGGACAATGGTGGCCCACTTCAGGATACCACTTGTGCTTGACGTTCTCATAGGATGGGGGACTGGCAATGGAGAAGCAGATGATGAAGACATTAGTCTGGGGGTAAGACAATGTCCTTAGTCGGTCGTACTCTTCTTGGCCAGCTGTGTCCCACAAGTTCAGGCTCACGGTTTTTCCATCCACTGTACATTGGGCACTGTAGTTGTCAAACACTGTGGGGATGTACTCCTTGGGGAAAGCATTGGTTGTGTAACAGATGAGAAGACAAGTTTTCCCCACAGCTCCGTCTCCGACTACCACACACTTAATGCTCTGCATGGTCTCCGTTGTGTCCAGTTTCAGCAACCTGGAAAAGAGACATAAGAATAAAGTCAGGTGTACGAAACGTGAACATCGAACAAAACTGTCAACGATAAGAATACCTAAAACCAATATTTAATGTAAGCGGAGGATGGACAACCAACTGGCTTCCTTATAATCATCAAGGACACCAGCTGCAAGATCTCCCCAAATTACTACAGAGACTTACGCCTCTTGTAGAAGTCTGAGTAATCTAAATAAAGGAGAACCCCAACTCTTCAAAGACAGGAGAAGACCCTATCACAATGGCTCCAGCTTGTAGCTGGAAAATCAGAGCTTTGCAGAAGATTTTACCAACCTTCACCCATCAGTTTGGGTGTACAGACCCTTGAACATGCGTTTTGTTTAAGCCGACGTTCATATCATAGATTTATACAATACAACagcaaaaatgacttatttgaCTTGGCAACAATACAAATTTTCAGTAGTAAAAAATCTATCAGCATTTCCATGGACAAAATTTCCACATCATTGACTTGGATTTATGCTGGATTTACGGATCCATCGAGGACATGGAGGTGGAAGGTGCTGGTGGTTGTCATTTACAGGCTGCTACTACAGAGAAGTGGAGGGATGGCACTAACCAAGTGTTTGTGAGGGATGGAAGATGGCAAGGCCTCGTGttcccaccaccaacacctaaggcccaatttttcagcagagtatatagtgaagtccgtatagtatactgtatataatacagtgtattgaagtggttaaggggatccCTAtgacagcattaagaaaaaaacggcctgggttcccccgtccataccagactcgaaaaaaaaaaaaaaattggtgtggagttcaCCATAAtatccagacccaaagggcttggtatggactggggcgggggacccacactgttttttaaaatatttttttatctatattgccgggatctggcaatacattacagccgcaagcaggtttaagtgacatttttttgggggtcagTGAACTGTGTCATTCATGGTTTGGGGATCTTGTGGTGTCCTGGGATAGGGGGGTCAGTGAACTATGTCATTCATGGTTGGGAGATCTTGTGGTGTCCTGGGATGGGGGTCAGTGAACTGTGTCATTTATGGCTGGGAAATCTTGTGGTGTCCTGGGATGGGGGGTTGGAGAACTGTGTCATTAATGGTTGGGAGATCTTGTGGTGTCCTGGGATAGGGGGGTCAGTGAACTATGTCATTCATGGTTGGGAGATCTTGTGGTGTCCTGGGATGGGGGTCAGTGAACTGTGTCATTTATGGCTGGGAAATCTTGTGGTGTCCTGGGATGGGGGGTTGGAGAACTGTGTCATTAATGGTTGGGAGATCTTGTGGTGTCCTGGGATGGGGGAGGGGTCGGTGAACTGTGTCATTAATGGTTGGGAGATCTTGTGGTGTCCTGGGATGGGGGAGGGGTCGGTGAACTGTGTCATTAATGGTTGGGAGATCTTGTGGTGTCCTGGGATGGGGGGTCAGTGAACTGTATCATTCATGGTTGGGAGATCTTGTGGTGTCCTGGGATGGGGGTCGGTGAACTGTGTCATTAATGGTTGGGAGATCTTGTGGTGTCCTGGAATGGGGGGTCAGTGAACTGTATCATTCATGGTTGGGAGATCTTCTGGTGTCCTGGGATGGGGGTCGGTGAACTGTGTCATTCATGGTTGGGAGATCTTGTGGTgtcctgggatggggggggggttggtgaactGTGTCATTCATGGTTGGGAGATCTTGTGGTGTCCTGGGATGGGGGTCGGTGAACTGTGTCATTTATTGTTATGAGAAACTTTGGTGTCCTGTAACTCAAGTTTCATCAGTTCAGCTTTCCAGAAATATTTTACCAGTAAAGAATGTGAAGAAATCCCCTTCACTATTTCCTGACAACCACAAAGAGGAAGTTCCATGTGACACTCTCCGGCCACTTCCTCATTTCACACAACTTCCTCCCAACTATATCTCCTTAACCCCGTCACACCAGATCTTCCTGACTCTTCAAAAATAGAATCTCCAGCTCTATATATAAAACCTCGGAGAAAAACGCCTTCCGTCCATGTCTCCTTGTGATGGCGACTTTGGTGGATCTGGCTTGGTGGTTAGCATGCTTGCCTTGCTGCCCTGGGTCCCTGAGCTCAATTCCCAGCAGGAATCACAAAACAGATGATGTGGCATTGACCACAGTGGTCACTTTGTAGGTTAACATTATTTATATTGTTCCTTTTATTTAGGTGTCAGGGGGTCAGAGGTCATCTGGTGCCCCATCTCTTGCCTGAATTGGAAGGCTCTGTGTAAGTTCTACCAGCTGATAGGCCCATTGCTGTGACCTCTGACCCTCTGATGGGCTATAACAGTATTTCTGATAAGTACGGTATATTCTTTATAATTGAACCTGTCAGAAAAATCCCTGAGCACCCTTCCATACTACTTACCCTCCAATgcctatacttaccttcactgccCCTTCTCCACCATCACATTCCTTGCAAAGTCGTTGACAATCATCATCAATAATAGCTATTGGGCCACTGAATGGCATGCCTCCCCTCCCCTGTGTGACAGCACTTGGCCTGGGAGTTGGCTCTTGGTCCCCAACTGGTGAATTTGTGGTGGAGACGGGTCAcgtggtcacagatggagatgggtcacgtggtcacagatggagatgggtcacatgGTCACAGATGGAGACGGGTCACGTGGTCACAGATGGAAACTGGTCACCTGGAGACAGATGGAGAGGGGTCATGTGGGGATATGTGGAGACGGGTTACATGATCACAGATGGAGACTGGTCACCTGGTGACAGATGGAGAGGGGGCACGTGGTGACGGATGAAGACGGGTTACGTGGTGACAGATAGAGATGGGGCAcctggtgacagatggagatggggcACGTGAGGACAGATGAAGATGGGTCATATGGTGATAGGTGGAGACGGGTCACGTGATCACAGATGGAGGCGGGTCACTAGGTCACAGATAGCGGCAGGTCACGTGGGCACAGATGGAGACTGATCACCTGGTGACAGATGGAGAGGGGGCACATGGTGACAGTTGGAGACGGGTCACCTGCTCAGGTTcatgtggtgacagatggagatgggtcatgtAGTCACAGATGGAGACTGGTCACCTGGTGACGGATGGAGATGGGTCATGTGGGGATATGTAAAGACGGGTCACATGATTACAGATGGAGATTGGTCACCTGGTGACGGATGGAGACCAGTTacatggtgacagatggagatggggcATGTGATCACAGATGGTAATGCATCACATGATGACAGATGAAGAAGAGGCAGATGGAGGgaggtcacgtggtgacagatggagatgggtcacgtggtgacagatggtgGCAGGTCAcgtggtcacagatggagatgggtcacttgttTTTTACAGATGGAGAcgagtcacgtggtgacagatggagatgagtCATGTGGTGACAGTTGGAGAcgggtcacttggtcacagatggagacGAGGCAcgtggtcacagatggagatgggtcacgtggtcaCAGATGGAGACGAGTCACATGGTGACAGATGGAGAAGAGTCACATGGTGACAGATGGAGACGAGTCACGTGGTCACAGATGGAGGCGGGTCACAAGGTCAAAGATGGCAGCAGGTCACGTGGTCACTGATGGAGACTGATCACCTGGGGACAGGTGGAGATGGGTCACAAGGTAACAAATGGAGATGGCTCATGTGGGGATAtgtggagatgggtcacgtggtaaCAGATGGAGATGGGTAacatggtgacagatggagatgggtcacgtggtgacagatggagacgagtcacgtggtgacagatggagatgagtcacgtggtgacagatggagatgagtcacgtggtgacagatggagatgggtcacgtggtgatagatggagatgggtcgcgtggtgacagatggagacggGTCACATGGTGAAGGATGGAGACGGGTCACGTGATGATAGATGGAgacgggtcacgtggtgacagatggagatgggtcacgtggtgacagatagagatgggtcacgtggtgacagatggagacgagtcacgtggtgatagatggagatgggtcacgtggtgacagatggagatgggtcacttggtcacagatggagatgggtcacgtggtcaCAGATGGAAACTGGTCACCTGGAGACAGATGGAGAGGGGTCATGTGGGGATATGTGGAGACGGGTTACATGATCACAGATGGAGACTGGTCACCTGGTGACAGATGGAGAGGGGGCACGTGGTGACGGATGAAGACGGGTTACGTGGTGACAGATAGAGATGGGGCAcctggtgacagatggagatggggcACGTGAGGACAGATGAAGATGGGTCATATGGTGATAGGTGGAGACGGGTCACGTGATCACAGATGGAGGCGGGTCACTAGGTCACAGATAGCGGCAGGTCACGTGGGCACAGATGGAGACTGATCACCTGGTGACAGATGGAGAGGGGGCACATGGTGACAGATGGAGACGGGTCACCTGGTCAGGTTcatgtggtgacagatggagatgggtcatgtAGTCACAGATGGAGACTGGTCACCTGGTGACGGATGGAGATGGGTCATGTGGGGATATGTAAAGACGGGTCACATGATTACAGATGGAGATTGGTCACCTGGTGACGGATGGAGACCAGTTacatggtgacagatggagatggggcATGTGATCACAGATGGTAATGCATCACATGATGACAGATGAAGAAGAGGCAGATGGAGGgaggtcacgtggtgacagatggagatgggtcacgtggtgacagatggagatgggtcacgtggtgacagatggtgGCAGGTCAcgtggtcacagatggagatgggtcacttgttTTTTACAGATGGAGAcgagtcacgtggtgacagatggagatgagtCATGTGGTGACAGTTGGAGAcgggtcacttggtcacagatggagacGAGGCAcgtggtcacagatggagatgggtcacgtggtcaCAGATGGAGACGAGTCACATGGTGACAGATGGAGAAGAGTCACATGGTGACAGATGGAGACGAGTCACGTGGTCACAGATGGAGACTGATCACCTGGGGACAGGTGGAGAGGGGTCACAAGGTAACAAATGGAGATGGCTCATGTGGGGATAtgtggagatgggtcacgtggtaacagatggagatgggtcacgtggtgacagatggagatgggtcacgtggtgacagatggagacgagtcacgtggtgatagatggagatgggtcacgtggtgacagatggagatgagtcacgtggtgacagatggagatgagtcacgtggtgacagatggagatgggtcacgtggtgatagatggagatgggtcacgtggtgatagatggagatgggtcacgtggtgacagatggagacggGTCACATGGTGAAGGATGGAGACGGGTCACGTGATGATAGATGGAgacgggtcacgtggtgacagatggagatgggtcacgtggtgatagatggagatgggtcacgtggtgacagatggagatgggtcacttggtcacagatggagatgggtcacttggtcacagatggagatgggtcacatggtgacagatggagatgggtcacatgGTGACAGATGGAGACGGGTCACGTGATGATAGATGGAgacgggtcacgtggtgacagatggagatgggtcacgtgatGATAGATGGAGACGGGTCGCGTGGTGACAGATGGAGGTGGGTCACATGGTGACAGATGGAGACGGGTCACGTGATGATAGATGGAGACGGGTCacatggtgacagatggagatgggtcacgtgatGATAGATGGAgacgggtcacgtggtgacagatggagacgagtcacgtggtcacagatggagatgggtcacgtgatGATAGATGGAgacgggtcacgtggtgacagatggagatgggtcacgtgatGATAGATGGAgacgggtcacgtggtgacagatggagacggGTCACATGGTGACAGATGGAGACGGGTCACGTGATGATAGATGGAgacgggtcacgtggtgacagatggagatgggtcacgtggtgacagatggagacgaGTCACGTGGTCACAGATGGAGAcgagtcacgtggtgacagatggagacgggtcacgtggtgacagatggagacgagtcacgtggtgacagatggagatgggtcacgtggtgacagatggagacggGTCacatggtgacagatggagattggtcacgtggtgacagatggcgACGGGtaacgtggtgacagatggagatgggtcacgtggtgacagatggagatgggtcacgtgatGACAGATGGAgacgggtcacgtggtgacagatggagacgggtcacgtggtgacagatggagacggGTCACGTGATGACAGATGGAgacgggtcacgtggtgacagatggagacgggtcacgtggtgacagatggagatgggtcacgtggtgacagatggagacgagtcacgtggtgacagatggagatgggttaCGTGGTGACacatggagatgggtcacgtggtcacagatggagacgagtcacgtggtgacagatggagacgagtcacgtggtgacagatggagacgagtcacgtggtgacagatggagacgagttacgtggtgacagatggagatgggtcacttggtcacagatggagatgggtcacgtggtgatagatggagatgggtcacttggtcacaaaTGGAAATGGGTCACAtggtgatagatggagatgggtcacgtggtgacagatggagacgggtcacgtggtgacagatggagacgaGTCACGTGGTgagagatggagatgggtcacttggtcacaaatggaaatgggtcacgtggtgacagatggagatgggtcacgtggtgatagatggagatgggtcacatggtgagagatggagatgggtcacttggtcacaaatggaaatgggtcacgtggtgacagatggagatgggtcacgtgttgatagatggagatgggtcacatgGTGACAGATAGAGATGGGTCAtttggtcacagatggagatgggtcacttggtgacagatggagatgggtcacttggtcacagatggagatgggtcacgtggtgatagatggagatgggtcacgtggtgacagatggagatgggtcacatgGTGACAGATAGAGATGGGTCAtttggtcacagatggagatgggtcacttggtgacagatg
This window contains:
- the LOC141126627 gene encoding rho-related GTP-binding protein RhoG; this translates as MQSIKCVVVGDGAVGKTCLLICYTTNAFPKEYIPTVFDNYSAQCTVDGKTVSLNLWDTAGQEEYDRLRTLSYPQTNVFIICFSIASPPSYENVKHKWYPEVGHHCPNVPILLVGTKKDLRANPDIIKKLKEQNQLPITHQQGVSLSKQIHAVKYMECSALNQDGIKEVFSESVRAVLNPNPVKKKSPCFLL